The DNA sequence GCTGTAATACGCGGGAATTTCCGCTGGGGAAACCCGTCCGGGCATAACGAGCCTGTCGGTCAATCCATGCTTTGATGCCAGGGCGTGCAGCTGGCTGGTGACCGGTTGGGTGCCTGCGGCGGTGGGCGCTTCGGAGCCCACCAGCAACAGCCGGAAATCATGGCCCTGCGCGCGCAATCCGCTACAGGCCACCATCAGATCGTCAAGGCCCTCATAGGCGGAAAACGAACCGACATAGCCGATCACTGGCACAGCGTCGGGCAGACCTAGCGCTGTGGCCAGTGTATGATCGCGTGCGCGTGGTGCGAAGCGGTCTGTGTCGCAGGCATTGGGGGCAATGCGAATGCGCTCGGGCTCGACACCGCGTCCCACAAGGGCATCGCACATGGGTGTGTTGAGGGTGACAACCTTATCGGCAAAGCAGGCCAGACTCGTTTCGATTAGCGTCTCCAGTCGGCCCATGATTGTTGTTGGATATAGCGGATCGCGTGTGGCGTGGGTGACATCCCAAAAGCCGCGAACCTCGTAGATGAAGGGGAGGCCTGCCGCTCGGGCCGCAAGGCAGGCAGGTAGCGCTGTGATATGGTTCGAGGCGGCCATGACCACGGCGGGGCGATGTTGTGCGATCTGCCGCAAGATGGGTTCTGCTGCGGCCTCGAGGTAATTAACTGAGGCATGGGCAAGATGTTCGTGGGGCGCGGGGGGCATGGCAGTCCGGCGTGGCTTGGAGATGTGGTGATAGGTGATGCCGTCGCTTTCTGATGTTGCTGCGGCCTCCAGCGGTTGTGGCAGATCGTGGGGAAAGCCAGGGCGGGTGATGCAAACCATATCACCGCCTGCGGCCGCATATGCACGGGCAATGCCGTGGCTGCGCAGGGAGTATCCGTCCGACGTATGGGGCAGCGATTTGTGCAAGACATAGAGTATACGGTTAGGGATGGGGGGCTGTTGAGGTGCTGTTACCGTCCTGTCCTCCAGCCGCTCAAGGAGCGCCGCCATACGCAAGGGTCCCGCGCGCAGAAATGCGATGTGCGCGCGGCCCTCCGCTGTGGCGTGGGTGAGCGCCTCGAGGCGCTCACAAGCCAACGCCATCATCTCCATATTCAATGTGGTGAGAGCGCCATCATAAAGCGTTTGCCAGCCGTCGGCGGAGGGTGCCAGTTCACAGGACTCAAAGATCAGCCGCAGCCCCATCTCAGCATGGTTTGCTTGTAGCAGTTGACGGCCTGCTGCCATCAGGCCTGCCGCTGTGGAAGAGGGGGGGAGGTGTTCTGGCATAGGGGCACAATAGGTGAGGGGAGCGGGTAGTACAACGTGATCAGCGTTGTCTGATGGCTTGAAGTGTTTGTGGATGTTATGGCACACGGGAGGGATTACATAAGAAAGCATTCATATGTCCACTTCGCACGATCTTTCTCTTGTTAAGAATATTCTTGCCGATTTTGCCGTGTCGCAGACAAAGAGCAAAGACGTTTGGAAAATTCGGATGGGCGGCGCAGATGTACTCATGCTGGCCGAAGGTTTTGATCGGGTGCAGGATTCGGCTCAGGGTTTTCTGGTGGGCTTCTCGGGCGCTATTGCCAATGTTCAGGAGACGTCAGGCCCCTATTTTGTCGGACAAAGCATTGCCAAGACTCTGAAGGTGCCGATTTTGTCATTTTCTGATCCGACGATGGAGCGTAATCCTAGCCTCTCGTTGGGGTTTCATGCAGGCAACAATAAGGTGCGTAAATTACCTGTGCATATGGGGCGGGCGATTAACTGCTTTACCGAACGATTGGGGCGCCCTGCGGTGTTGTTTGGTGGGTCTGGTGGTGGATTTGCCGCGCTGAATACTTTGCAGCATTGTGGCCCTGCAGATCGTGCGGT is a window from the Sulfitobacter donghicola DSW-25 = KCTC 12864 = JCM 14565 genome containing:
- a CDS encoding glycosyltransferase family 4 protein encodes the protein MLSYVIPPVCHNIHKHFKPSDNADHVVLPAPLTYCAPMPEHLPPSSTAAGLMAAGRQLLQANHAEMGLRLIFESCELAPSADGWQTLYDGALTTLNMEMMALACERLEALTHATAEGRAHIAFLRAGPLRMAALLERLEDRTVTAPQQPPIPNRILYVLHKSLPHTSDGYSLRSHGIARAYAAAGGDMVCITRPGFPHDLPQPLEAAATSESDGITYHHISKPRRTAMPPAPHEHLAHASVNYLEAAAEPILRQIAQHRPAVVMAASNHITALPACLAARAAGLPFIYEVRGFWDVTHATRDPLYPTTIMGRLETLIETSLACFADKVVTLNTPMCDALVGRGVEPERIRIAPNACDTDRFAPRARDHTLATALGLPDAVPVIGYVGSFSAYEGLDDLMVACSGLRAQGHDFRLLLVGSEAPTAAGTQPVTSQLHALASKHGLTDRLVMPGRVSPAEIPAYYSLIDIAPFPRKSTPVTELVSPLKPLEAMAMQCAVTVSRVRALHDMVAPGRTALTFAPDAPESLCDVLGKLLKDPELRRRLGQTGHTWVQTKRSWKSIINIFEDLY